A genomic segment from Thamnophis elegans isolate rThaEle1 chromosome 3, rThaEle1.pri, whole genome shotgun sequence encodes:
- the PHF24 gene encoding PHD finger protein 24, protein MGVLMSRRQTVEQVQKVSLAVSAFKDGLRERPAAKRPAEGAASRRGTLEEHAVQELREEEEEAAAAGGASRPGGCRGASAAWARLRDGRGVEPEDLDRPGSFSPPALVRPVRPPPEEEERLEISLEQREQVTNDEMCEVCEVWTADSLLPCRVCTKVYHDGCLQRMGLLSPAEASQAIEAAHSAVGWSCYHCDNLNSLLTEEEMTSLCDAFRQSNIPPESSLSLEDFLRYKGLGGQPSNEEEKALHALQFRALDPGQKGRVTWTDFLSHESLLLLQRTRTQEGLLHLLTGKERERAREAFLALNRQGDGLISQEQSRRSQHAWFRKRPPGVPSSIASASQADAVSEDNSPKQEDQELPKEEPGELSRTVTWPAFLRESTIYILAARPNSAAIHLKPSM, encoded by the exons ATGGGGGTGCTGATGTCCCGGCGGCAGACGGTGGAGCAGGTGCAGAAGGTCAGCCTGGCCGTCTCGGCCTTCAAGGACGGGCTCCGCGAACGGCCCGCCGCCAAGCGCCCGGCCGAGGGGGCCGCCAGCCGCCGCGGGACCCTGGAAGAGCACGCCGTGCAGGAGCTCcgcgaggaggaagaggaggcggcggcggcggggggagCCTCCCGGCCGGGGGGCTGCAGGGGCGCGAGCGCCGCCTGGGCCAGGCTGCGGGACGGGCGCGGCGTGGAACCCGAAGACCTGGACCGGCCGGGCTCCTTCTCGCCCCCGGCCCTGGTCCGCCCCGTCCGGCCGCCGCCCGAAGAGGAGGAGCGGCTGGAGATCAGCCTGGAGCAACGCGAGCAG GTGACCAACGATGAGATGTGTGAGGTGTGTGAGGTGTGGACGGCAGACAGCCTCCTGCCCTGCCGGGTGTGCACCAAGGTCTACCACGACGGATGCCTCCAGCGCATGGGCCTGCTCTCCCCGGCCGAGGCCTCCCAGGCCATCGAGGCAGCCCACTCGGCGGTCGGCTGGAGCTGCTACCACTGT GATAACCTGAACTCGCTGCTCACCGAAGAGGAGATGACCTCCCTCTGCGATGCCTTCCGGCAGAGCAACATCCCACCTG AGAGCAGCCTGagcctggaggacttcctgcGCTATAAGGGCCTCGGGGGGCAGCCCAGCAACGAGGAAGAAAAGGCTCTCCACGCCCTGCAGTTCAGGGCCCTGGACCCTGGGCAGAAGGGCCGCGTCACCTGGACGGATTTCCTCTCCCATGAgtccctgctgctgctgcagagAACACGCACGCAG GAGGGGCTGCTGCACCTGCTGACGGGCAAGGAGAGGGAGCGGGCGCGGGAGGCCTTCCTGGCCCTCAACCGCCAGGGGGACGGGCTCATCAGCCAGGAACAGAGCCGACGCTCCCAGCACGCTTGGTTCCGAAAGCGGCCTCCGGGGGTTCCCTCCTCCATCGCCAG CGCCAGCCAGGCGGACGCCGTCTCTGAAGACAACAGCCCAAAGCAGGAGGACCAAGAGCTTCCCAAAGAAGAGCCAGGGGAACTCAG